One genomic region from Labeo rohita strain BAU-BD-2019 chromosome 7, IGBB_LRoh.1.0, whole genome shotgun sequence encodes:
- the ist1 gene encoding IST1 homolog, which produces MLGGGFKSERLRVNLRLVINRLKLLEKKKTELAQKARKEIADYLSAGKDERARIRVEHIIREDYLVEAMEILELYCDLLLTRFGLIQSMKELDPGLQEAVSTLIWAAPRLQSEVAELKIVSDQLCAKYSKEYGKLCRTNQIGTVNDRLMHKLSVEAPPKILVERYLIEIAKNYNVPYEPDAMVRPEVCPGEEADLIDVDSDFKKPGGGGGGGGGFTAPAVGMPMPMPMPMPMPMPAAFNYPTPKGAEPFNGPVGTYDGFSNFQPPVRGGQPPQLPSCPPTYESIDELSVKPSNPSQVVPGPAPSSQIYDNSTLPELPSVPDTLPASSFGANANTSDDIDFDDLSRRFEELKKKT; this is translated from the exons ATGCTTGGTGGAGGGTTTAAATCCGAGAGACTTCGTGTCAATCTCAGGCTGGTCATAAACCGCCTCAAACTtcttgagaagaaaaaaa CTGAATTAGCCCAGAAGGCTCGCAAGGAAATCGCAGACTACTTGTCGGCAGGCAAAGATGAGCGTGCGAGAATCAGAGTGGAGCACATCATCAGGGAGGATTATTTAGTGGAGGCCATGGAGATCCTGGAGTTATACTGTGATTTGCTGCTCACCCGTTTTGGCTTAATACAGTCCATGAA AGAACTGGACCCTGGCCTACAAGAAGCAGTGTCCACACTCATCTGGGCTGCTCCTCGACTGCAATCAGAAGTGGCAGAACTGAAGATT gTTTCAGATCAGCTGTGTGCCAAATACAGCAAAGAGTATGGAAAGCTGTGCAGGACAAACCAGATTGGAACAGTTAATGACAGG CTTATGCACAAACTGAGTGTGGAGGCCCCTCCCAAGATTTTGGTGGAGCGTTACCTCATTGAGATCGCCAAAAACTACAACGTTCCCTATGAACCTGATGCCATGGTTCGG CCAGAGGTGTGTCCGGGTGAAGAGGCCGATCTGATTGATGTGGACAGCGACTTCAAGAAGCCAGGAGGTGGCGGAGGCGGTGGAGGAGGGTTTACTGCTCCCGCTGTTGGCATGCCTATGCCCATGCCCATGCCCATGCCAATGCCCATGCCTGCAGCTTTCAACTACCCAACACCCAAAGGAGCT GAGCCCTTTAATGGTCCTGTTGGCACCTATGATGGCTTTAGCAACTTCCAGCCTCCAGTGAGAGGAGGGCAGCCCCCACAACTGCCCAGCTGCCCACCCACCTATGAATCT ATCGATGAGTTGTCTGTCAAACCCTCTAATCCTTCCCAGGTCGTCCCAG GCCCAGCCCCGTCTTCTCAGATCTACGACAACTCTACCCTTCCCGAACTTCCATCTGTTCCCGACACACTCCCAGCCTCCTCCTTCGGCGCGAACGCCAACACATCAGACGACATTGACTTTGACGACCTGTCACGACGCTTTGAAGAACTCAAGAAGAAGACCTAA
- the slc22a31 gene encoding putative solute carrier family 22 member 31, with protein sequence NESNAPVLLRYQSVYVDNPPSVHFASATGCNVCEKQLFPSIRTLVMEFETKIFSQIGGYGRYNRIITLFSWFPNFAVSLNLFSDVFFTLIPESYHCKPDLALLPPSSLLGNLSRQAYLNLTIPWQKGSGFSHCELYKYPVNISNYTENVPRDVVPCTRGWEYSKPAGLQNNLVTEWDLVCADYWKIPLQHICFMTGWTLGYILLGTLCDWLGRRCALLLSVVLSGLLGIMACLSNSPSAFPFLRLCQGSTLAGVFLSSYIARLEWCDPPHRLMVSMVSGFFAVFAELLLPGLAVLCHDWPVLQAVATLPLLLLLSYWCCASVFPESPRWLMATSQIPQAKKCLQSFSARNGMCVSDELYPAETLLSEMDEVFPEDIQPEYHHVVELRHTRVIWKNCLILGFTLFIGTGIQYCFTRNLHIYSPHFYFSYFLRVFTGALACIFLCVSVDRFGRRGMLLLSAIVTGLSSLLLLALTQYLHGGLVLVLSVVGLLSSQALAMLSVFFGSEVMPTVVRGGTLGLIMAAGCVGMAASSLMELQNNGGYFLHHVIFASFAVLSVLCIMLLPESKHKPLPDSLKDGERQRRPPLFLSRMNRDNPPLLRTQPHSSEYNRDNYSRLVTATKKMLTKDTLPYKISISPQAPLLSSNGTAPDAHEDSS encoded by the exons AATGAATCGAACGCTCCTGTGCTACTTCGCTATCAGTCCGTGTATGTGGACAACCCTCCGTCAGTTCATTTTGCCAGCGCTACAGGGTGCAATGTCTGTGAGAAACAGCTGTTTCCGTCGATAAGGACTCTAGTTATGGAGTTTGAAACTAAAATCTTCTCTCAGATTGGTGGATATGGGCGATACAACAGGATCATAACGCTTTTCAGCTGGTTTCCAAACTTTGCGGTATCGCTGAATCTTTTCAGCGATGTTTTCTTTACTCTCATTCCCGAGTCTTACCACTGCAAACCTGACCTGGCGTTACTACCACCGTCTTCTCTTCTCGGAAACCTCTCCAGGCAAGCGTACCTCAATCTCACCATCCCATGGCAGAAGGGATCTGGGTTCAGTCACTGTGAACTTTACAAGTACCCGGTGAATATAAGCAACTACACGGAGAATGTGCCGAGAGACGTGGTGCCGTGCACTAGAGGATGGGAGTACAGCAAACCAGCGGGACTCCAGAACAATTTAGTGACCGAG TGGGACTTGGTGTGTGCCGACTACTGGAAGATTCCACTCCAACACATTTGTTTTATGACAGGCTGGACCCTGGGCTATATACTCCTCGGCACTCTGTGTGACTG GTTGGGCCGTAGGTGTGCTTTGCTGCTGTCAGTGGTTCTCTCTGGTCTGCTGGGAATCATGGCTTGTCTTTCAAATAGTCCTTCTGCGTTTCCGTTTCTTCGACTCTGCCAAGGCTCAACATTGGCTGGAGTGTTTTTGTCATCTTATATTGCAC GACTGGAATGGTGTGACCCGCCTCACAGACTTATGGTGTCCATGGTCAGTGGCTTCTTTGCCGTATTTGCAGAGCTGTTGTTGCCGGGGCTTGCCGTGCTTTGCCATGATTGGCCTGTACTTCAGGCTGTTGCCACACTGCCCCTGCTGCTACTGCTTTCCTACTGGTG CTGTGCTTCAGTGTTCCCAGAATCTCCTCGTTGGCTCATGGCCACATCTCAGATTCCTCAAGCTAAGAAGTGTCTCCAGTCTTTTTCCGCACGAAATGGCATGTGTGTTAGTGATGAGCTCTACCCGGCTGAAACACTGCTGTCAG AAATGGATGAGGTATTCCCTGAAGATATCCAGCCAGAGTATCATCATGTTGTAGAGTTGCGTCACACCAGAGTCATCTGGAAGAACTGCCTCATCTTGGGCTTCACTCT CTTCATCGGCACAGGAATCCAGTACTGCTTCACGCGAAACCTGCATATCTACTCGCCACATTTCTACTTCAGCTATTTTCTGCGCGTGTTCACTGGAGCTCTGGCCTGTATTTTCCTGTGTGTGTCCGTGGACCGCTTTGGCCGCAGGGGGATGCTGCTGCTGTCGGCCATTGTCACGGGTCTGTCTTCACTGCTTCTGCTGGCCCTCACGCAAT ATCTGCATGGAGGGCTTGTTCTGGTTCTGTCTGTCGTGGGTCTCCTCTCGTCTCAGGCTTTGGCCATGCTCAGTGTGTTCTTTGGCAGTGAAGTCATGCCAACTGTTGTCCG TGGTGGTACACTGGGTCTGATCATGGCCGCAGGCTGCGTGGGAATGGCTGCTTCCTCTCTAATGGAGCTGCAGAATAACGGCGGCTATTTCCTGCATCACGTGATCTTCGCCTCCTTCGCCGTTCTCTCTGTCCTGTGCATCATGCTGCTGCCGGAGAGCAAACACAAACCGCTGCCAGACTCGCTCAAAGATGGAGAGCGGCAACGGCGTCCTCCTCTCTTCCTCTCACGCATGAACCGGGACAACCCGCCCTTGCTGCGCACGCAGCCGCACAGCTCCGAGTACAACCGGGATAATTACTCCCGCCTCGTCACAGCCACCAAAAAGATGCTCACCAAAGACACTCTGCCATACAAGATCTCCATTTCACCACAAGCGCCTCTACTGTCCAGTAATGGCACTGCTCCAGACGCCCACGAGGACTCGTCCTAG